In Drechmeria coniospora strain ARSEF 6962 chromosome 03, whole genome shotgun sequence, the DNA window TCGTCTGGGCCATGATCCCTTTGTGCGGGCACAAACCAAAGAGGGcgacgccgcagccgacCAGCCTCTGCAATCACCCAGGCTTCTGCTCTGCCGCACCGTGTGCTGTGCTTCGAGCCGATTTCTCCGATGCATTTGAACAGCACCACAGAACAAGCGAGTCGCACGAAGCAACTGACCATATACACTCCACTCTTCACGGCGTCGGCTATTTTCCTTTCATCTTTGATTCTGGTACAGGGGCAAGGCGATAAACGGTACCTTGAATTTTTTTTCTGCAGCACCTGCTTGCTCTTCCCATCGTTATGGCGGACGCGTGAATGCATCAAGGAGGAGCGCATGTTCTTAGCATTGTTGGGGCGTTGTTTCGCTGCCTATGAACGTTCAAGCGTCTCCTTTGCTTTGTTTTCAttctcggcgaggagcaggcaCCGCCCGGCGTGGGATCATCCGGGCTCAGACCTGCACACTGTGGGATGTATGTTGGCCGGGAGTCGTCGGCCCTTGATATTCTCCTGGCTCGCGTTAGGGACAAATAGTCGCATTCATTGTAGGCACATGTTTTGGTGTTGCATGCATAGCAAACCAGCCTCACACGGATATTGTTCCTTGTCCATTCTTAAAATTACGTTGGTATATTCTGCAAAGtcgtacatgtagttgttCTCCGTAACGCCTAGCCAACAAATCTGTTCTCGGGTTATACTCATCCCCCGCCACACTTTTCACCTAGAAATCCGTTCAACCGTGACATCACGGAGCAGAGAATAATGAAAGGTGTGCAAAGGGCAGCTGCCCGGCGTGAAATTGCTGCCCCGACAGCGTCCATGGCACAACACTCACAGCCACAAACTCCCCCGAACTGCATCTTCGTAACATGAGCCACGACCGCGGGCATCCGTATAGTCCCCATAATTCAAGCAAATGCAAAGTGCGACAGGTCGAGCTTCTTGGAGGGGAGGTCGATCTCACCCTCAGCTTCGAAATCAGTGTCGGGCACAAACTGGTCCTCGCTGCCGCACAACTTGTTCAACGCCTCCACTTCGTCAAGGTCAACCTTGGGCAACGGCACAAATGAGGGGTTCACCGGCAATCCCCGGCCAAAACTTCCATCCGAACTGGGCTTTGAGTGGAGGCCTTTCTGATACAGAGGCGTATTCACGACCCTGGCGCCGAGGCGTTGGAGTGGGGTGAatctcgagctcgccgacgagggcgccgttGATGGCGTGGAGGTGACGCTGAAGGTGGTGGAGCGATAGGACATGGTCGAGGTGGGAGTCGCTGCCGAAGACTGCGATGAAAGTGAAAACCGACCGAGGTTGGGGCGAGCAGGACGAATCGACGGCTGCAAGCCCTTGACAAGTAGAGGCTTGGCCGGAATCGGCGGTGACACCGAGCCCACCGTGGCAGTGGGCATGTCATCAGGGCGCTGCTGCTTCATCCGGCTCTCGTATGaaagcgtcggcggcgtctccGAACCTGTCACTAGGCCGTTGTCATGAAAGATGGCGACCGACTTGACTGGTTTTGTCGCAGCTTTCCATCCGTCAATATCTGGGAGGTTGCGAAGGGCCTCTTCGATGGAGTCATCCGATAACAGGTACGCCTCGCTTTTTACCCGTCTGGGGCTCTTGCGCTTCGGGTTGGGAAAGAATTTACTTTTCCTCGGCGAGCCGTCATCCACGACGTCATCACAGAGACGGGCCTTCTTCTTCGGTCTGCTCTGTGGATCTGTCTGCGACGCGATGGCAGACGCACGGGTGAGATCCGAGACGGATCGTGCCGCCGCTGGACTGCCGGGAATCCGCTGGAGCATGTTCGAGAGCGGCTCGGTCTTCCGTCGTTGGAGTCGAGGGGAGGTCCGAGTTGGAgtcgtgctcgccgccgccgccgccgccgccgcacggTTTGCCGGCTCAATTTTGCCGTCCAGGTACGGTCTGGGGAGGGGAAAGACCCGAGGCACCAAGCCCCCATTCGTAATTTGCGCAACCCGTTGGGGATCGACAGAGAAGCAGTTGGGGTCCATCTCGCCCATGGGAATTCGATTGTGACCCTTGAAATAGGAATTGATGTTCCTCGTAGATGGCTTGTTGGGAAGCGCTGCCGACGTTTGGGAATGCCTTCTCTTAGAAGGCGTCGTCTGGAAGTGCATGGCATCTTTTGTGATGGGGTTGATGTCTCCCGATGCAACTGCTCTGGCCAGCTCCGGTTCAACGTGAACCCCGATGTAGGGCATCTCGTCTGCCGTTCTCGACCCGCCTAGGTCCGTCAGGTGCACCAGCTCCttcttggtagggcagtaCACCCACTGGTGCAGAAAGGTCAATTCTGCCTGGTAAAACTGTGTCAGATAGTTCTCAGACACGCGCTTTCCCTCAAACTGAAGCATGCGGACGACGCGTTCCGGTGTCTTGCACTTTCGAAGCATGCGATATGCCGTCTTGAGCCCAACGCTAGGGAGCCCGTTGAGATAGTCACAACCGCTCAGGATGGCCATGCGTCGAAAATCGGCATCGGACCAGCCTGTGAGGGACACCTCGCGACAGGCACAAAAGTCTCGGCGATTTATCTCGATGCAGTTTCCGTACTGGTCCAATTTGGTGAGTAATCGCTTGGCGCCAAAGACGAGCAGGTCCGAGTCGTCGGagaggatgccgtcgacgagacccTGCCGTTCGAGGTAAACGAGCTGGGCGTCGGCTTCGTAAGGGGCGACGACGTAGGGAACACCCATCAGTTTCAGTTGTTGGATGACGGAGCTCGCCATCTCGGGCGTGACGTCGATGCATTTCTGGAACTCCTGGGCCGCCTGGCTGGCTTTGCCGGCCGCGAGGAGTTCCAGCGCATGCCGCTTCCTTTCCTCGCGTTTCTGTGCCCTGGATTCTTCGGTTGCAGCCTTGCTGGGGAGGTAGTCTCCGTCAAATACCATGTAGGGTGTGATTCCAAAGTGACGAAGCATTCGAACGCGGTGCATGGCGGCATTGATGTATCTGTGGCAGGCGTGGTGCTCGTTAGCGTTCAAGGTCGCAGAGACTTGCACTTCTTCCCTTACTTTTTTGTCGGTTTGCCCTGGCCGAGTTCGACGGCACAGCAGTAGGCAGCGCGGTGAAGCCATCCGTAGGCATCAACGCCCAGGGTCTCGCCCCGGAACTTTTTCAGCTCCGTTGGGCGTTGAATTGACTTGAGCAGAGGCAGCAACCctggcgggcgggcgggtcAGCAATGGAAGAGAGCTGCGAGGGTGAATGCCGACGCACCGGAGACACCCATTGTCCAAAAAGCCAGCAATGGCCTTGCCAACTCGGAGGCAACTGTCGATCCAATGCGTTACGCTGTCCCCATCGACGCCCGGGTTCAGCCTGTTGCCGGAGGCAGCCAGGttcacgacgacgaagccaaGGTAGGAGGTGCTGGATCAGCCAGGGCACTATGATTCTACTTGGAGCAAACCGGGAACCAGAATTCGTTGCTTGCAAtcgcgtcggccgtcgatgaaggAGGGAGCCGCAGAGCTACGTCAATTGAGGCGGGCGGCCGTAGAGACACGCGACGTGATGGCGGGGAGCAACCAGATGGAGCGAAGAATGGCGGATCAGATCGGACGGATTGAGATTGGGGGGCCGAGATCGCGACGAAAAGCATAAATGAGGAGTCGAGTTCGTTGCGGGGCGAGGGTCGAGAGAGGGATGGAAGTGAAGCTCTTGCACGTTGAAGGAAGGTGAGGAGATGGAGGTGAAGGTGGCCGTGTCGGTGGTTACATTGCATGAAGAGTAATATTCCtcgcagtgctccgtagtggTCGTAGACCCGTGCGCGGGTAGTAGTACATGGGTCGGCCAGTGGACGATGGAAGACGCGTGCTGTGCCAGGGCCCTCACGTTCGCTAACGATCGGGCCGTTGGGAGTAGGTACGGAGACTTTCAACCGCGTTGATGGGCGTCGCGGTGGAGCCAGGCGCGCTCCTTGACGAGTTGGTGtcacgagtacttgcttacctaccggtactccgtacttgcacaagtatcgagtacaagtaatccGCATTTAACAGTGTACTATattgtacggcgtacggagcagtagTTGCACGTATTAgatacgtacagtacagtattacccAGTTCCTAGTGCCTTACTACTTGTAGGTTAGCTGCCTGGATACAGGTGCCATGgcaataattacagtacttactaggtgcTCCTACGGCACGCAGGTCGCAATCCTTTAGTACTCTACTGGGCACCAACAAGTACGTTgatgcttgtacttaagaAACTCCGAGCTGTAGATGAATATCGTAGTCACTGCTGCTACTAATAGAAAGTGCCTGCTGATACTCCGGACAAGGAAGTATTACGAGTACCGAGATCCAGCATGCGTACTAAAGTACTACGGACCTCGTGAAGCGTGCTGCTAGATCCACCAAGCATACGATGTGGCAAACGGCATTGCAGCATTTTGATGTCGTTGGTTCGGATGAATATATGAGAATTTGCCGTAGGTACTgtatatactccgtacttacatttAGATGCTGGATGTACGGATACGAGTGCTTGATTTTACATctactaatacttacatgtcaACCCTTCTCTGCGCATCATGAATGACGGTGCCGTTAACAGCCGCTCATTTCAGCACGGTACCTTCGCCCCACCTTCTCTCCGCAGACACTCGTGGGCACGCCAAGGCAGTGACATGAtttgaaaaaaaaaaggtcGGTGCCAACTAACCGACTTCAAGACGGCGGGAAACACCCATCGTCGGTTTCACGAAAATAAAAAAAGATCAGAATGCCCACCTCACTTCAAAAGACGCGCAAGCACATTGCCAAGAAGAGGAATGGAGAAGTCAACGCCCTGCACGAGAAGTCTCGGGACTCGATGCGATTGCACAAGGCCAGCATGAGAGACCTGCGGCTCCAGAAGCTCAGCAGTGCCAGGAACAAGCGGGAGCAGCCCATCGGTATGCGGGAGTCTTTCTCTCGATCGACGCGTCACTTCGTGCTGATTTTGTATGACAGTCGATCGAGTTGCTCATTTCCAGGAGGGCTTGAAGGAGAGCGTCAGCAAGCCTCTTGATATCGCGGCCGTCCAGGAGCTCATTCATGCGTGAGTGCCGCAGGACATGccagggcgacggcgcaTGCTGACAGGCCAAGATTCGTTCACCAATACGATGACGAGTACGACGAACTCAGGAAGGCTCGGCGGCCTGGGCGGCCCGGTAGCACCCGGGAGGACCTTCTCAAGTTGAAGATTGCCGCGCTCGAGACGGAGTACAAGAACGGCTTCCGTATGTCCACCCACGAAGTCTTTCGCCCAGGACAGTGACTCACTGGATGCAGTCATACCAGACGTCATGCAGCAAGACAGTGCCAAGCTGATTGAGGATTGGGAAGGGACATGGGCCAATCTCACGACCATGCCGTGGATCAAGGTCTCCAGTTCGGGACAAGCCCGTCCTGCCGATTTTCCATCCAAAGGGATCAACTAGCGACTAGGTTGATTCGAATGGATCGGGAAACAATGACATGCGAGCTGCATGATCGCGCGGCCTATCGGTAACCAACCTACGATGTCGGACTGCACCCGTATCGACCGTGGTCGAAGGAATggtccgccgtcgactcgacgCTGTCTCGAAAACACAACACCTGCTTCGGCCGGGAAATCCGACAAGGTGCTTATGGTTTCTGAAACGCGTCCCAGCCACGGTCCTGGCCGAGAAGGTGGCCTTTGCATGGAAATCGGGGCAACGTGCCCGATGCCACTGGGACATCCCACCGCGGCACGCTCAACTCGACAGTACGAGGAAGAAACATCAAGCGATACTGGCCTCGAAGCCGCACTATAAGATGCGAAATGCGGATCTCATACCCAACTGAAGGTGCGACTGCATGGGAAATGGTCATGCTGTAGGTCTTGGACGTGCCAGACTGGTTGGTCGGTCCCAAGTTGCACAACCCGTTTCTCGGCACCGGTCACCAGTATGCCGTTATTCCCGGGTTTACATCTGAATAGAAGTACAGACGAGCAAGAGAGTTCTCGTCTGCTTTTCGCAGCCACTGGCATCGCATTTCACCATCTCATTTCGTCGTCTCCTTCATACTGGGGGGCGACGAGACGGATGAACGTCACGTGAAGAAGTGACCCTGGCCAAGCCCAAGCCCAGCCCCCACCCTGCCAGCTGTGG includes these proteins:
- a CDS encoding exonuclease, translated to MHRVRMLRHFGITPYMVFDGDYLPSKAATEESRAQKREERKRHALELLAAGKASQAAQEFQKCIDVTPEMASSVIQQLKLMGVPYVVAPYEADAQLVYLERQGLVDGILSDDSDLLVFGAKRLLTKLDQYGNCIEINRRDFCACREVSLTGWSDADFRRMAILSGCDYLNGLPSVGLKTAYRMLRKCKTPERVVRMLQFEGKRVSENYLTQFYQAELTFLHQWVYCPTKKELVHLTDLGGSRTADEMPYIGVHVEPELARAVASGDINPITKDAMHFQTTPSKRRHSQTSAALPNKPSTRNINSYFKGHNRIPMGEMDPNCFSVDPQRVAQITNGGLVPRVFPLPRPYLDGKIEPANRAAAAAAAASTTPTRTSPRLQRRKTEPLSNMLQRIPGSPAAARSVSDLTRASAIASQTDPQSRPKKKARLCDDVVDDGSPRKSKFFPNPKRKSPRRVKSEAYLLSDDSIEEALRNLPDIDGWKAATKPVKSVAIFHDNGLVTGSETPPTLSYESRMKQQRPDDMPTATVGSVSPPIPAKPLLVKGLQPSIRPARPNLGRFSLSSQSSAATPTSTMSYRSTTFSVTSTPSTAPSSASSRFTPLQRLGARVVNTPLYQKGLHSKPSSDGSFGRGLPVNPSFVPLPKVDLDEVEALNKLCGSEDQFVPDTDFEAEGEIDLPSKKLDLSHFAFA